From Hartmannibacter diazotrophicus, a single genomic window includes:
- a CDS encoding FG-GAP repeat domain-containing protein — protein sequence MLGLTACMASGDLVPETLAAQGHQDIARAELIAPTTRYQHYVRGNEAEAGGLRAVMTDGRRLDLMLDESHVFEDRMPRLADLDGDGRSEIVLVLTSLTEGASLAVYGVAGDAVRLKAKTPSIGQPRRWLDPAGIADLTGDGRSEIAFVAMPHLVKQLQVWTYSGGALRQVATVEDVANHRLGSPHTAMSAIADVDGDGIADLIVPDGARTTIRALSFAGGRAREIARYRLPAPADGDFALAASGDGPVLSVPMESGTVARIVLSPSTSGR from the coding sequence ATGCTCGGTCTCACCGCCTGCATGGCGTCGGGTGACCTCGTTCCCGAAACGCTGGCGGCGCAGGGCCACCAGGACATCGCCCGGGCGGAGCTGATCGCCCCGACGACCCGATACCAGCACTACGTTCGCGGCAACGAGGCGGAAGCCGGCGGCCTTCGCGCCGTCATGACCGACGGCAGGCGCCTCGACCTGATGCTCGATGAAAGCCACGTCTTCGAGGACCGAATGCCGAGGCTGGCGGACCTCGACGGAGACGGCCGCAGCGAGATCGTCCTGGTCCTCACATCGCTCACCGAGGGCGCGTCGCTGGCGGTCTATGGCGTTGCGGGCGACGCGGTCCGGCTGAAGGCGAAGACGCCCTCTATCGGCCAGCCGCGCCGCTGGCTCGATCCGGCGGGCATCGCCGACCTTACCGGCGACGGCAGGTCCGAGATTGCCTTCGTCGCCATGCCGCATCTCGTCAAGCAACTGCAGGTCTGGACCTATTCCGGCGGCGCCCTGCGACAGGTCGCAACGGTCGAGGACGTCGCCAATCACCGGCTCGGATCGCCGCATACGGCCATGAGCGCCATTGCCGATGTCGACGGAGACGGCATCGCCGATCTGATCGTCCCCGATGGCGCGCGCACGACCATACGCGCCCTGTCCTTCGCCGGAGGGCGAGCCCGGGAGATCGCTCGCTATCGCCTTCCCGCGCCAGCCGACGGCGATTTCGCTCTCGCGGCCTCTGGTGACGGCCCCGTTCTTTCCGTTCCGATGGAGAGCGGAACGGTCGCGCGGATCGTCCTCAGTCCTTCAACGTCCGGTCGATGA
- the ccoS gene encoding cbb3-type cytochrome oxidase assembly protein CcoS, with amino-acid sequence MNVLVYLIPIAISLGLLGLGAFLWSLRSGQYEDLEGAKWRILDDDDQEP; translated from the coding sequence ATGAACGTTCTTGTCTATCTCATCCCGATCGCCATTTCGCTCGGCCTGCTCGGTCTCGGCGCCTTCCTCTGGTCGCTCAGGAGCGGTCAGTACGAGGATCTGGAAGGGGCGAAGTGGCGCATCCTCGACGATGACGACCAGGAACCGTAA
- a CDS encoding heavy metal translocating P-type ATPase: protein MSALAASGSPSEHPPATSGRIARDWAAFARSEPDGTCRMELAVDGITCAACMGEIERAVQPMAGITRARVNLSNRRLTLGWKPGEADPDAVIDRLATIGYAAHPFDPATGGATRSALANQLLRSMGVAAFAAMNVMLLSISIWSGNVTDITPETRDFFHWVSALIALPAIAYAGQPFFASAWRALKAARVNMDVPISIGVLLATGLSLVNTLTHGEEAYFDSALMLLFFLLVGRFLDENMRRRTGVEAETLAALSAPTAIRRNADGSLSEVPASAVLPGESVLVRPGDRVPVDGIVEEGQSDLDLSLVTGESMPARTGVGGRVHAGTLNLSGALVVRVAAAAGDTLLAEIQRLVANASEARSATMRLADRVARAYAPVVHTAAAATFAGWLLIGAGWQEALVTAIAVLIITCPCAIALAVPAVQVVTAGLLFRSGVLINAGDAIERLAGVDTVVFDKTGTLTEPSTRLASPADPDVLCRAGELARASRHPLADALAKASGVMTTIADAREIAGEGVEWSDGDTRRRLGRPDFCGIGEAELAAFRASYPDASVIAYAETGHAPSLFAFAQTLRSDAREVIGRLQASGLAVEILSGDTPEAVRRAAEALGLSTFRGGMTPAAKIERLEALKAEGRKVLMIGDGLNDAPSLAAAHVSMAPVTATSLTQAAADAVFLGEALKPIPEAISASRRALGAMRQNLWIAAVYNMIAVPIAVSGHVTPLIAALAMSGSSLVVTVNALRLRLGSGQSRMQPITVSASPKRIAASAPVGS from the coding sequence ATGTCAGCGCTTGCCGCGTCCGGTTCACCAAGCGAGCATCCACCTGCCACGAGCGGGCGGATCGCGCGCGACTGGGCGGCCTTTGCCCGCTCCGAACCCGACGGCACCTGCCGCATGGAGCTGGCCGTCGACGGGATCACCTGCGCGGCCTGCATGGGTGAAATCGAGCGCGCCGTCCAGCCGATGGCCGGCATCACGCGGGCACGCGTCAATCTTTCCAACCGGCGCCTGACGCTCGGCTGGAAGCCCGGCGAGGCCGACCCGGATGCGGTCATCGACCGGCTCGCGACGATCGGCTACGCGGCTCATCCCTTCGATCCGGCCACCGGAGGCGCCACGCGGAGCGCCCTTGCCAACCAGCTCCTGCGCTCCATGGGCGTTGCGGCCTTTGCCGCCATGAACGTGATGCTGCTGTCGATCTCGATCTGGTCGGGCAACGTCACCGACATCACGCCGGAAACGCGCGACTTCTTCCACTGGGTTTCGGCACTGATCGCCCTGCCGGCCATCGCCTATGCCGGCCAGCCCTTCTTTGCCAGCGCCTGGCGGGCGCTGAAGGCCGCCCGGGTCAACATGGACGTGCCGATCTCGATCGGCGTGCTGCTGGCGACCGGCCTTTCCCTCGTCAACACGCTGACCCATGGGGAAGAGGCCTATTTCGACAGCGCCCTGATGCTGCTCTTCTTCCTGCTGGTCGGGCGTTTTCTCGACGAGAACATGCGCCGGCGCACCGGCGTCGAAGCCGAGACATTGGCCGCCCTCAGCGCCCCGACCGCGATCCGCCGCAACGCCGACGGCTCGCTTTCCGAGGTGCCCGCCTCCGCCGTTCTTCCCGGCGAGAGCGTTCTCGTGCGGCCCGGCGACCGCGTGCCTGTCGACGGCATCGTCGAGGAGGGCCAGTCGGACCTCGATCTCAGCCTCGTCACCGGCGAGAGCATGCCGGCCCGCACCGGCGTCGGCGGGCGGGTGCATGCCGGTACGCTCAATCTCTCCGGCGCCCTCGTCGTGCGGGTCGCGGCGGCGGCCGGCGACACGCTGCTTGCCGAGATCCAGCGCCTTGTCGCCAACGCCAGCGAAGCCCGCTCGGCGACGATGCGCCTTGCCGACCGGGTCGCGCGCGCCTACGCCCCTGTCGTCCATACCGCCGCGGCCGCCACCTTCGCCGGCTGGCTGCTGATCGGCGCCGGCTGGCAGGAGGCGCTGGTGACGGCCATCGCCGTCCTCATCATCACCTGCCCCTGCGCCATCGCGCTCGCCGTTCCGGCGGTCCAGGTGGTCACCGCCGGCCTCCTCTTCCGCTCCGGCGTCCTTATCAACGCGGGCGATGCCATCGAGCGGCTTGCCGGCGTCGACACGGTCGTCTTCGACAAGACCGGCACGCTGACTGAACCCTCGACGCGTCTTGCATCTCCGGCCGATCCCGACGTCCTTTGCCGCGCCGGAGAACTGGCGCGGGCCAGCCGCCATCCGCTTGCCGACGCGCTGGCGAAGGCCAGCGGCGTCATGACGACAATCGCTGACGCCCGCGAAATCGCCGGCGAAGGCGTCGAATGGTCGGACGGCGACACCCGGCGCCGGCTCGGGCGGCCCGACTTCTGCGGCATCGGCGAGGCCGAGCTTGCCGCCTTCAGGGCCAGCTATCCGGATGCCTCCGTCATCGCCTACGCCGAGACCGGCCACGCACCCTCCCTCTTTGCCTTCGCCCAGACACTGCGCAGCGACGCGCGCGAGGTCATCGGGCGACTTCAGGCCAGCGGTCTTGCGGTCGAGATCCTCTCCGGCGACACGCCCGAGGCCGTCCGGCGAGCCGCCGAGGCGCTGGGGCTCTCCACGTTCCGGGGCGGCATGACGCCCGCCGCCAAGATCGAGCGGCTGGAAGCGCTGAAGGCCGAGGGCCGCAAGGTGCTGATGATCGGCGACGGCCTCAACGACGCTCCCTCGCTTGCCGCCGCGCATGTTTCCATGGCGCCGGTCACGGCGACGTCGCTAACCCAGGCGGCGGCCGATGCCGTCTTCCTCGGCGAGGCGCTGAAGCCGATCCCCGAGGCGATCAGCGCTTCGCGGCGGGCGCTTGGCGCCATGCGGCAAAACCTCTGGATCGCGGCCGTCTACAACATGATCGCGGTGCCTATTGCCGTCTCCGGCCATGTGACCCCGCTGATCGCGGCGCTCGCCATGTCCGGCTCGTCGCTGGTGGTGACCGTCAACGCACTCCGCTTGCGGCTCGGCTCTGGGCAGAGCAGGATGCAGCCCATCACCGTCAGCGCCTCTCCCAAGCGGATTGCAGCGTCGGCACCTGTCGGAAGCTGA
- a CDS encoding FixH family protein, protein MADIMSKPARPSGALTGRHVLYILFGFFGIIFAANAALVYWAESTFSGLEVESSYKAGQEFPEQMAEAQEQAARQWTVNAHPALAANGDLTVTASFTGPDGKPIYGLDVNVTLEHPADRRRDVVLDLATAGGGQYAASAEGVPPGLRDLVLVAGSNGKRVYLSRSQIFLKAGE, encoded by the coding sequence ATGGCAGACATCATGTCCAAGCCCGCCCGCCCTTCCGGCGCCCTCACCGGCCGGCACGTGCTCTACATCCTCTTCGGCTTCTTCGGGATCATCTTCGCCGCCAACGCCGCCCTCGTCTATTGGGCCGAATCGACCTTCTCCGGTCTGGAAGTGGAAAGCTCCTACAAGGCCGGCCAGGAGTTTCCCGAGCAGATGGCCGAGGCGCAGGAGCAGGCGGCACGGCAGTGGACCGTCAACGCGCATCCCGCCCTTGCGGCCAACGGCGACCTGACCGTCACCGCCAGCTTCACCGGGCCGGACGGCAAGCCGATCTACGGCCTCGACGTCAACGTGACGCTGGAGCATCCGGCCGACCGGCGCCGGGACGTCGTCCTTGACCTTGCCACCGCCGGCGGCGGACAATACGCGGCCAGCGCCGAGGGCGTTCCCCCGGGCCTGCGCGATCTGGTGCTGGTGGCGGGCAGCAACGGCAAGCGCGTCTATCTCAGCCGCAGCCAGATCTTCCTGAAGGCTGGCGAGTAA
- the ccoG gene encoding cytochrome c oxidase accessory protein CcoG, which translates to MNVHNNEHPDEEVLYASARKIYPQSVKGRQRTIKWAVLFITLGIYYFLPFVRWDRGPNAPDQAVLVDMAGRRAYFFFIEIWPQEVYYLTGLLILAALALFLMNALAGRVWCGYLCPQTVWTDLFLYVESKIEGDRRARMLLDKAPWTASKIAKRAAKHVSWLMIAWWTGGAWVLYFADAPTLVKDLATGQAPVSAYLWIAILTFTTYALAGHMREQVCLYMCPWPRIQAALTDEWALNVTYRTDRGEPRMSAKRADKARAAGEPAGDCVDCNQCVVVCPTGVDIREGVQLGCIQCSLCIDACDNVMAKLGREEGLIAYDTDMNIERRAQGLNPIYRLVRPRTVLYAAVIAIVGSVMLYALATRSFVGINVLHDRNPIFVNLSDGGVRNGYTIRILNKRPLQRDFLLSVSGLPTDTKVEAVGSSISVGGWPVVSVKPDSTEEVRVLLITAPDAKLHKSTDITFHVIDSASGERAAAGDFFRTR; encoded by the coding sequence ATGAACGTTCACAACAACGAGCATCCGGATGAAGAGGTCCTCTACGCCTCGGCGAGGAAGATCTATCCGCAATCCGTGAAGGGGCGCCAGCGGACCATCAAGTGGGCCGTCCTCTTCATCACGCTCGGCATCTACTATTTCCTGCCCTTCGTGCGCTGGGACCGGGGGCCGAACGCACCCGACCAGGCCGTTCTCGTCGACATGGCCGGCCGGCGCGCCTATTTCTTCTTCATCGAGATCTGGCCGCAGGAAGTCTATTACCTCACCGGCCTCCTGATCCTCGCCGCGCTGGCGCTGTTCCTGATGAACGCGCTCGCAGGCCGCGTCTGGTGCGGCTATCTCTGCCCGCAGACGGTCTGGACCGACCTCTTCCTCTATGTGGAAAGCAAGATCGAGGGCGACCGGCGCGCACGCATGCTGCTCGACAAGGCACCGTGGACGGCGAGCAAGATCGCCAAGCGCGCCGCCAAGCACGTCAGCTGGCTGATGATCGCCTGGTGGACCGGCGGCGCGTGGGTGCTCTATTTCGCCGACGCGCCGACGCTGGTGAAGGATCTGGCGACCGGCCAGGCACCCGTCTCGGCCTATCTCTGGATCGCGATCCTGACCTTCACCACCTACGCGCTCGCCGGCCACATGCGCGAGCAGGTGTGCCTCTACATGTGCCCCTGGCCGCGCATCCAGGCAGCGCTCACCGACGAGTGGGCGCTCAACGTCACCTACCGCACCGATCGCGGCGAACCGCGCATGTCGGCCAAGCGAGCGGACAAGGCACGGGCCGCGGGCGAGCCGGCCGGCGACTGCGTCGACTGCAACCAGTGCGTCGTCGTCTGCCCCACGGGCGTCGACATCCGCGAGGGCGTGCAGCTCGGCTGCATCCAGTGCAGCCTGTGCATCGACGCCTGCGACAACGTGATGGCGAAGCTCGGCCGCGAGGAAGGGCTGATCGCCTACGACACCGACATGAACATCGAGCGCCGCGCCCAGGGTCTCAACCCGATCTACCGGCTGGTGCGGCCGCGCACGGTGCTTTACGCGGCCGTCATTGCCATCGTCGGCTCGGTGATGCTCTATGCGCTCGCGACGCGTTCCTTCGTCGGCATCAACGTGCTGCACGACCGCAATCCGATCTTCGTCAACCTTTCCGACGGCGGCGTGCGCAACGGCTACACCATCCGCATCCTCAACAAGCGGCCGCTCCAGCGCGACTTCCTCCTGTCGGTCAGCGGACTGCCCACGGATACGAAGGTGGAGGCCGTCGGCAGCAGCATCTCCGTCGGCGGCTGGCCCGTGGTTTCGGTGAAGCCCGATTCAACGGAAGAAGTCCGCGTCCTGCTCATCACCGCTCCCGATGCCAAGCTGCACAAGTCGACCGACATCACCTTCCACGTGATCGACAGCGCGAGCGGCGAACGGGCCGCGGCGGGCGACTTCTTCCGCACCCGGTAG
- the msrB gene encoding peptide-methionine (R)-S-oxide reductase MsrB: MNRQERTDPTRRRLLGAGGIFAAVLAGVGASRFLTADEARAASFEVTHTKEEWRKRLTPMQYRVLRNHDTERPGSSPLDHEKRAGIFHCAGCDLPLFSSKTKYDSGTGWPSFYAPLPNAIGTQEDNTLFMTRTEVHCRRCGGHLGHVFDDGPPPTGKRYCMNGVAMTFKPDETVG; encoded by the coding sequence ATGAATCGCCAGGAACGGACCGATCCGACGCGGCGCAGGCTGCTGGGCGCCGGCGGGATTTTCGCGGCCGTGCTGGCCGGGGTCGGCGCGAGCCGTTTCCTGACGGCGGACGAGGCGCGGGCCGCCAGCTTCGAGGTGACGCACACCAAGGAGGAATGGCGCAAGCGCCTGACGCCGATGCAATATCGCGTGCTGCGCAACCACGACACCGAGCGCCCCGGCTCAAGCCCGCTCGATCACGAGAAACGGGCCGGCATCTTCCACTGCGCCGGCTGCGATCTGCCGCTCTTTTCGTCAAAGACGAAATACGACAGCGGCACCGGCTGGCCGAGCTTCTATGCGCCGCTGCCGAACGCCATCGGCACGCAGGAGGACAACACGCTGTTCATGACCCGCACGGAGGTTCACTGCCGGCGCTGCGGCGGTCATCTCGGTCATGTCTTCGACGACGGCCCACCGCCGACCGGCAAGCGCTATTGCATGAACGGCGTGGCGATGACCTTCAAGCCGGACGAGACGGTGGGCTGA
- a CDS encoding DUF6984 family protein: MRPVTDRERSLLEALFAHLPAIESSLLLQLAAAKVTELDEEGSLKFHIAPSFSIEINERVPVTGTIDDIDGVPIFFLLHVVGGKIDELEIYKADGSTILTEIVADALRFDH, translated from the coding sequence ATGCGACCTGTCACTGACCGCGAACGATCGCTGCTTGAAGCCCTTTTCGCGCACCTGCCGGCTATCGAATCGAGCCTTCTGCTTCAACTCGCTGCGGCCAAAGTCACCGAACTCGACGAGGAAGGCAGCCTGAAATTCCATATCGCCCCGTCCTTCTCCATCGAAATCAATGAGCGCGTCCCGGTCACGGGTACCATTGATGACATTGATGGAGTCCCCATCTTTTTTCTGCTGCATGTGGTGGGCGGAAAGATCGACGAACTTGAAATCTACAAGGCTGACGGATCAACCATCCTCACCGAGATCGTTGCGGACGCACTGCGTTTCGACCATTAG
- a CDS encoding type II toxin-antitoxin system PemK/MazF family toxin → MRRGDLVTVAISGDFGKPRPALIVQSDQFEASATVTVLLLSGTLIDAPLIRIRVDPTPENGLNKPSQIMIDKIMTVRREKLSAPFGRLDNDLLVAVNRSLALFLGFG, encoded by the coding sequence ATGAGGCGAGGAGACCTCGTAACAGTCGCGATCTCCGGAGATTTCGGCAAACCAAGACCGGCTTTGATCGTCCAATCGGACCAATTCGAGGCCTCCGCTACGGTCACGGTTCTCTTGCTCTCCGGCACGCTGATTGACGCGCCGCTCATCCGTATCCGCGTAGACCCGACACCTGAAAATGGCCTCAACAAACCCTCTCAAATCATGATCGACAAGATCATGACTGTCAGGCGGGAAAAACTGTCCGCGCCCTTCGGTCGTCTCGACAATGACCTCTTGGTGGCCGTCAATCGATCTCTGGCGCTCTTCTTAGGCTTCGGCTGA
- a CDS encoding antitoxin MazE family protein, with translation MPSSVNERVERRRQALRAAGLRPIQIWVPDNRRPGFADECRRQALLAAQSDAADAELTDILDTALAELAEPEE, from the coding sequence ATGCCGTCTTCCGTCAATGAGCGGGTCGAACGGCGCCGGCAAGCTCTGAGAGCCGCCGGCCTGCGCCCGATCCAGATCTGGGTTCCCGACAACAGGCGTCCGGGCTTTGCCGACGAATGCCGCAGGCAGGCCCTGCTTGCCGCCCAATCAGACGCGGCCGATGCGGAACTGACGGACATTCTCGATACGGCTCTCGCGGAACTGGCTGAGCCAGAAGAATGA
- a CDS encoding NAD(P)H-dependent oxidoreductase, with protein MTMPRSILLLDGHPDPDKSHLCHALADAYGQAATAAGHTVRRIDLAGLDFPLLRSAADFREGEPPATIADVQAALLAADHLVIVFPLWLGGMPALLRGLLEQTLRPAFAFEDAPGGWPKGKLKGRSVRLIVTMGMPAFAYRFFFLAHGVKMMERNILKFVGMGPVRKTYIGMVEELKADTSEKILAKIAGLGRKGE; from the coding sequence ATGACCATGCCGCGATCGATCCTGCTTCTCGACGGACACCCCGACCCCGACAAGAGCCATCTCTGCCATGCCCTTGCCGACGCCTATGGACAGGCGGCCACGGCGGCCGGCCACACGGTCCGAAGGATCGACCTTGCCGGGCTCGACTTTCCCCTGCTGCGGTCGGCCGCCGACTTTCGCGAAGGCGAACCGCCCGCAACGATCGCCGACGTTCAGGCGGCCCTCCTTGCCGCAGACCATCTGGTCATCGTCTTCCCGCTCTGGCTCGGCGGCATGCCGGCGCTCCTGCGCGGCCTTCTGGAACAGACCCTGAGGCCGGCCTTCGCCTTCGAGGATGCCCCGGGGGGCTGGCCGAAGGGAAAACTCAAGGGGCGCTCGGTGCGCCTCATTGTGACCATGGGCATGCCGGCCTTCGCCTACCGCTTCTTCTTCCTCGCCCACGGCGTGAAGATGATGGAGCGCAACATCCTCAAATTCGTCGGCATGGGGCCGGTCCGAAAGACCTACATAGGCATGGTGGAGGAATTGAAGGCGGACACCTCAGAGAAGATCCTGGCGAAGATTGCAGGATTGGGGCGGAAGGGGGAGTGA
- the ccoP gene encoding cytochrome-c oxidase, cbb3-type subunit III has protein sequence MAHHDDIDDVSGVSTTGHEWDGIKELNNPLPKWWLYVFYASIVWAIGYYVVYPSWPLMTDYTRGVLGYSQRAAALANYQAGVDARAVEGKGLADASLEQIQANPDELAFAMANGKAAFGDNCAPCHGSGATGSVGYPNLQDDDWLWGGSLEAIQETITVGIRSTSEDTRDTQMPAFGRDELLDKTQIRQVADYVRSLSGLEVPADVDLKAGAQVFADNCASCHGENGEGMQELGAPRLNDAIWLYGSDEASVIETVTNARKGVMPTWGGKLDPVTIKSLAIYVHNLGGGQ, from the coding sequence ATGGCTCATCATGATGACATCGACGACGTCTCCGGCGTCTCCACCACCGGTCACGAGTGGGACGGGATCAAGGAGCTCAACAACCCGCTTCCCAAGTGGTGGCTCTACGTCTTCTACGCCAGCATCGTCTGGGCGATCGGCTACTATGTGGTCTATCCGTCCTGGCCGCTGATGACCGACTACACCCGCGGCGTCCTCGGCTATTCGCAGCGCGCCGCAGCGCTGGCGAACTACCAGGCCGGCGTGGATGCCCGGGCCGTCGAAGGCAAGGGTCTGGCCGACGCCAGCCTGGAGCAGATCCAGGCGAACCCGGACGAGCTCGCCTTCGCAATGGCCAACGGCAAGGCCGCCTTCGGCGACAATTGCGCTCCCTGCCACGGCTCGGGCGCAACCGGCTCCGTCGGCTACCCGAACCTGCAGGACGACGACTGGCTCTGGGGCGGTTCTCTGGAGGCGATCCAGGAAACCATCACGGTGGGTATCCGCTCCACGAGCGAGGACACCCGTGACACCCAGATGCCCGCCTTCGGCCGCGACGAACTGCTCGACAAGACGCAGATCCGTCAGGTCGCCGACTATGTCCGCTCGCTGTCGGGCCTCGAGGTTCCGGCCGACGTGGACCTCAAGGCTGGCGCGCAGGTCTTCGCCGACAACTGCGCCTCCTGCCATGGCGAGAATGGCGAGGGCATGCAGGAACTCGGCGCCCCGCGCCTCAACGACGCCATCTGGCTCTACGGCTCGGACGAGGCCTCCGTCATCGAGACGGTCACGAATGCCCGCAAGGGCGTGATGCCGACCTGGGGTGGCAAGCTCGACCCGGTGACCATCAAGTCGCTGGCGATCTATGTCCACAACCTCGGCGGCGGCCAGTAA
- a CDS encoding cbb3-type cytochrome c oxidase subunit 3, with product MNWTYEHFAGFAQTWGLVYFFAIFMAVVAYAIWPKNKKSFDEASRIPLSED from the coding sequence ATGAACTGGACCTACGAACATTTCGCCGGCTTCGCCCAGACCTGGGGTCTGGTCTACTTCTTCGCGATCTTCATGGCCGTCGTCGCCTACGCGATCTGGCCGAAGAACAAGAAGAGCTTCGACGAGGCCTCCCGCATTCCGCTCAGTGAGGATTGA
- the ccoO gene encoding cytochrome-c oxidase, cbb3-type subunit II has protein sequence MSVFAKHQVLEKNSILLLVGILIAVAIGGLVEIVPLFYLKSTIEVVDGVRPYTPLELAGRNVYIREGCYLCHSQMIRPMRDEIERYGHFSLAAESQYDHPFQWGSKRTGPDLARVGGKYSDEWHRDHLIDPRQVVPASVMPGYPFLATALLKEERIADDLKANRVVGVPYTDEMIENARLDIQTQVNPDSDSVDAFLARYPKAVVRDFDGDPSKVTELDALIAYLQVLGTMVDFSTYDDKANLR, from the coding sequence ATGTCTGTCTTTGCAAAGCATCAGGTGCTTGAGAAGAACTCGATCCTTCTTCTCGTCGGCATCCTCATCGCAGTCGCCATCGGTGGCCTCGTCGAGATCGTGCCGCTCTTCTATCTGAAGTCGACGATCGAGGTGGTCGACGGCGTCAGGCCCTACACGCCGCTGGAGCTGGCCGGCCGCAACGTCTACATCCGCGAAGGGTGCTATCTGTGCCACAGCCAGATGATCCGCCCGATGCGCGACGAGATCGAGCGCTACGGCCACTTCTCCCTGGCGGCGGAATCCCAGTACGACCACCCGTTCCAGTGGGGCTCCAAGCGGACCGGTCCGGATCTCGCCCGCGTCGGCGGCAAGTATTCGGACGAGTGGCACCGCGATCACCTGATCGACCCGCGTCAGGTGGTCCCGGCCTCGGTGATGCCCGGCTATCCCTTCCTCGCGACGGCCCTGCTCAAGGAAGAGCGGATCGCCGACGATCTGAAGGCGAACCGTGTCGTCGGCGTGCCCTACACCGACGAGATGATCGAGAACGCCCGTCTCGACATCCAGACCCAGGTCAATCCGGACAGCGACAGCGTGGATGCCTTCCTCGCCCGCTATCCGAAGGCCGTGGTCCGCGACTTCGACGGCGACCCGTCCAAGGTGACCGAACTCGACGCCCTGATCGCCTACCTGCAGGTGCTCGGCACGATGGTCGACTTCTCCACCTACGACGACAAAGCCAACCTGCGCTGA